One Streptomyces sp. NBC_01142 DNA window includes the following coding sequences:
- a CDS encoding AAA family ATPase, whose protein sequence is MTDTMTHPQEAPAARPLHPQFPFSPAVNTQILGRIALMGPSGSGKSFTALELASALGSSTAVIEAVHGHASKYAGRFDFHTCPPLAYCSPEALVAALAECAAQGYETVIVDPYTLFWSGHGGVLEQVDDASKRGSSGNKSGWTEVRPRERRMWDALFAYPGHVIVTLRSKTDYHLEADEQGRHAMRRFGGRPEHRDGAEYEFNFVGAMDSDNTLVVVKALSPDLSGAVVARPGAEFAVRVRAWLEDGEPFTPQAPVTELITQARHPEATHAGLGQLRDTVRRRCLEDVLMTDDDGLTLVRLDDYITRRGRSLTATAPQDAHAS, encoded by the coding sequence TTGACGGACACCATGACGCACCCACAGGAAGCCCCCGCCGCTCGTCCGCTCCACCCGCAGTTCCCGTTCAGCCCCGCGGTCAACACCCAGATCCTGGGACGCATCGCGCTGATGGGGCCCAGCGGTTCCGGAAAGTCGTTCACCGCACTGGAGTTGGCCTCCGCGCTCGGGTCCTCGACCGCGGTCATCGAGGCGGTCCACGGACATGCCTCGAAGTACGCCGGCCGGTTCGACTTCCACACCTGCCCGCCCCTGGCGTACTGCTCGCCGGAGGCGCTCGTCGCGGCTCTGGCCGAATGCGCGGCGCAGGGCTACGAGACCGTGATCGTCGACCCGTACACGCTGTTCTGGTCCGGCCACGGCGGCGTTCTCGAACAGGTCGACGACGCCTCCAAGCGCGGCTCCAGCGGCAACAAGTCCGGCTGGACCGAGGTCAGGCCGCGTGAACGCCGGATGTGGGACGCCCTGTTCGCCTACCCCGGCCACGTCATCGTGACGCTGCGCTCGAAGACCGACTACCACCTGGAGGCCGACGAGCAGGGCCGTCACGCCATGCGGCGCTTCGGCGGTAGGCCCGAGCACCGCGACGGCGCGGAGTACGAGTTCAACTTCGTCGGCGCGATGGACAGCGACAACACGCTCGTCGTGGTCAAGGCGCTCTCGCCGGACCTGTCCGGCGCGGTCGTCGCCCGGCCCGGGGCCGAGTTCGCCGTCCGCGTCCGGGCCTGGCTGGAGGACGGCGAGCCGTTCACCCCGCAGGCGCCCGTCACGGAACTGATCACACAGGCCCGCCACCCCGAGGCCACCCATGCCGGACTCGGCCAGCTGCGCGATACCGTCCGCCGCCGCTGCCTGGAGGACGTGCTGATGACCGACGACGACGGGCTGACCCTCGTCCGCCTGGACGACTACATCACCCGGCGCGGCAGGTCCCTGACGGCCACCGCCCCGCAGGACGCACACGCCTCGTGA
- a CDS encoding phosphoadenosine phosphosulfate reductase family protein: MHLSTRLHLLDLIRISASAESACRAADRAARKASIRRKEAAATRRQRRLALRSAPSGGAVDALADAERVYRERAADVDAAGARWRRAFTASARADARLGGELASARVLTGSDRPRAKGGRTKAETALLAELAAMPATLIEAAHAILVQSSAGKDSVVALDRVVRWAKAAGCLDKVVVVHADIGEEAEWPGVRDLAQQQAERYGLRFVVVKASVGFLGMVEKRGLWPDAQNRLCTSTLKRDEAAKLFTQIVDELGLDDQALIVNCLGIRAAESPSRRKKHELAIDHRASNGRRLVLTWHPVFHLSETDIWQEIADQTLDYHPVYDTLIPRLSCIFCILASFEVLVRAVRLCWVLGLPTPKTYVDLEQRIGHRFKNQFSLAQVVEEASRREAAEGPLIWRRGDAIRHHLGEDAAAAYLHRLALAA; this comes from the coding sequence GTGCACCTCAGCACCCGCCTGCACCTGCTCGACCTCATCCGGATCTCGGCCAGCGCCGAGAGCGCCTGCCGGGCCGCCGACCGGGCCGCTCGCAAGGCCTCGATCCGCCGCAAGGAGGCCGCCGCCACGCGCCGCCAGCGCCGTCTCGCGCTGCGCAGTGCCCCCAGCGGCGGCGCGGTGGATGCGCTCGCCGACGCCGAGCGCGTCTACCGCGAGCGCGCGGCCGACGTCGATGCCGCAGGTGCCCGGTGGCGCCGCGCCTTCACCGCGAGCGCGCGGGCAGATGCCCGGCTCGGGGGCGAGCTCGCCTCCGCCCGGGTGCTGACCGGATCGGACCGGCCCCGCGCCAAGGGCGGCCGCACCAAGGCGGAGACCGCGCTGCTGGCAGAGCTCGCCGCGATGCCCGCGACGCTGATCGAGGCCGCGCACGCCATCCTCGTGCAGTCCAGCGCGGGCAAGGACTCGGTCGTGGCGCTCGATCGCGTGGTGCGGTGGGCGAAGGCCGCCGGCTGCCTCGACAAGGTCGTCGTGGTCCACGCCGATATCGGCGAGGAAGCGGAGTGGCCCGGGGTCCGTGATCTTGCCCAGCAGCAGGCCGAGCGGTACGGGCTGCGCTTCGTGGTGGTCAAGGCGTCCGTCGGGTTCCTCGGCATGGTCGAGAAGCGCGGTCTGTGGCCCGACGCCCAGAACCGGCTGTGCACCTCCACGCTGAAGCGCGACGAGGCGGCCAAGCTGTTCACGCAGATCGTCGACGAGCTCGGCCTCGACGACCAGGCGCTGATCGTCAACTGCCTGGGCATCCGCGCCGCCGAGTCGCCCTCGCGCCGCAAGAAGCACGAGCTCGCCATCGACCACCGCGCCAGCAACGGACGCCGCCTCGTGCTGACGTGGCACCCGGTGTTCCACCTCTCCGAGACGGATATCTGGCAGGAGATCGCCGACCAGACGCTCGACTACCACCCGGTGTACGACACGCTCATCCCCCGTCTGAGCTGCATCTTCTGCATTCTGGCGTCCTTCGAGGTGCTGGTGCGGGCAGTCCGGCTGTGCTGGGTGCTCGGCCTTCCGACCCCGAAGACGTATGTCGACCTGGAGCAGCGGATCGGGCACCGCTTCAAGAACCAGTTCAGCCTGGCCCAGGTCGTCGAGGAGGCCTCCCGCCGGGAGGCCGCAGAGGGCCCGCTCATCTGGCGCCGTGGCGACGCAATCCGCCACCACCTCGGCGAGGACGCCGCCGCCGCCTACCTCCACCGCCTGGCACTCGCCGCCTGA
- a CDS encoding MFS transporter: protein MATHAPATTAVPTAPTARSVVRILIISSLAVKAGGFSWDFLGYYVADGTGHGTTAAGAALTAFGIGWCLGQASAGALTDRLGQRAALVALMILSALACLALAVATSLPALLAVAVCLGLTMEAHRPAVSATINEAIPTEAGRTRAQTWTYFASNVGVAICGGAGGYLAHHHGYRALFVVNAVVCLAFALVARRTLAPKAAAAGAPSLTYRQVLGDPTLRWITVVAVCSMFCAWGLVSVLPLLMTSDHLPATSFGVAMVANTVAVLALTPPLMRLLVGRGDAVRFPFVPVLATGSAILGLGITIAAFQHTALGYAIAAVVLVPGEVLYSVAVGAYISTAAPPGATGRYQAVVSGATALASLPPLGIALALEAGGRPLVAVLLAASAALAVAACYPLARSLRPGTATRPDTWS from the coding sequence ATGGCCACACACGCACCGGCCACCACCGCCGTGCCCACCGCGCCGACGGCGCGCTCCGTCGTCCGGATCCTGATCATCAGCTCGCTCGCGGTGAAGGCCGGCGGGTTCAGCTGGGACTTCCTCGGCTACTACGTGGCCGACGGCACCGGACATGGAACCACCGCGGCCGGCGCCGCCCTCACCGCATTCGGGATCGGCTGGTGCCTGGGCCAGGCCTCGGCCGGCGCGCTGACCGACCGGCTCGGCCAACGCGCCGCCCTGGTCGCCCTGATGATCCTTTCCGCGCTCGCGTGCCTCGCGCTTGCCGTCGCCACCTCCCTGCCCGCGCTGCTGGCCGTCGCCGTGTGCCTGGGACTGACCATGGAAGCCCACCGGCCGGCCGTCTCGGCCACCATCAACGAGGCGATCCCCACCGAGGCTGGCCGCACCCGCGCGCAGACCTGGACGTACTTCGCAAGCAACGTGGGCGTCGCGATCTGCGGTGGCGCCGGCGGCTACCTCGCCCACCACCACGGCTACCGGGCCTTGTTCGTCGTCAACGCCGTCGTGTGCCTGGCCTTCGCGCTCGTCGCCCGCCGGACCCTGGCCCCCAAGGCGGCAGCCGCCGGCGCCCCATCGCTCACCTACCGGCAGGTCCTGGGCGATCCGACGCTGCGCTGGATCACCGTGGTCGCCGTCTGCTCGATGTTCTGCGCCTGGGGGCTCGTCTCGGTCCTCCCGCTGCTGATGACCAGCGACCATCTCCCGGCCACGAGTTTCGGCGTGGCCATGGTCGCCAACACCGTCGCGGTCCTCGCCCTGACCCCGCCCCTGATGCGCCTGCTCGTCGGCCGCGGCGACGCCGTCCGGTTCCCGTTCGTGCCCGTGCTCGCCACCGGATCCGCGATCCTCGGCCTCGGCATCACCATCGCCGCCTTCCAGCACACCGCCCTCGGCTACGCGATCGCCGCCGTCGTCCTGGTCCCGGGCGAAGTCCTCTACAGCGTCGCCGTCGGCGCCTACATCTCCACCGCCGCCCCGCCCGGCGCCACCGGCCGCTACCAGGCCGTCGTCAGCGGGGCGACTGCGCTCGCCTCCCTGCCGCCGCTCGGGATCGCACTCGCCCTCGAAGCCGGCGGCCGCCCGCTGGTCGCCGTCCTCCTCGCAGCCAGCGCCGCGCTCGCCGTGGCCGCCTGCTACCCCCTCGCCCGCTCGCTGCGTCCCGGCACCGCCACCCGCCCTGACACCTGGAGTTGA
- a CDS encoding HNH endonuclease family protein → MNVTTRRAALAGVALAATLTGCSALADQPGSDNAKAAAQGPAAAGTAQRALARLTVKGPAPMTGYDREAKFGPAWSDTTTAPGSGNSCDTRNDVLRRDLHKITFKGTSRCVIATGTLEDPYTGKRINFVRGPQSAKVQIDHAVALGASWRTGAAQLTQEQRRAVGNDPLNLISADGPANSAKSDADAATWLPPNKTFRCSYVARQIAVKAKYHLWVTPPEKTAMTRVLAGCPNQVLPTDASTGVALPGQK, encoded by the coding sequence TTGAACGTCACCACCCGCCGCGCGGCACTGGCCGGCGTCGCCCTTGCCGCCACGCTGACCGGCTGCTCCGCCCTCGCCGACCAGCCCGGCAGCGACAACGCGAAGGCCGCCGCCCAGGGTCCGGCGGCGGCCGGCACCGCCCAGAGAGCCCTGGCCCGCCTCACGGTCAAGGGCCCCGCCCCGATGACCGGATACGACCGCGAAGCCAAGTTCGGGCCCGCCTGGTCGGACACCACCACCGCGCCCGGATCGGGCAATTCGTGCGATACCCGAAACGATGTTCTTCGCCGCGACCTGCACAAGATCACGTTCAAGGGGACCTCCCGCTGCGTGATCGCAACCGGCACTCTCGAGGACCCCTACACCGGCAAGCGCATCAACTTCGTCCGCGGCCCGCAGAGCGCCAAGGTGCAGATCGACCACGCCGTCGCGCTCGGCGCGAGCTGGCGCACCGGCGCCGCCCAACTCACCCAGGAACAAAGGCGTGCAGTAGGCAACGACCCCTTGAATTTGATTTCCGCCGATGGCCCGGCGAACTCCGCGAAGTCCGACGCGGATGCGGCCACCTGGCTTCCGCCCAACAAGACCTTCCGCTGCTCGTACGTCGCACGGCAGATCGCGGTCAAGGCCAAGTACCACCTGTGGGTCACACCGCCGGAGAAGACCGCCATGACCCGCGTCCTGGCCGGCTGCCCCAACCAGGTGCTGCCCACCGACGCCAGCACGGGCGTCGCCCTGCCGGGCCAGAAGTAG
- the trpA gene encoding tryptophan synthase subunit alpha encodes MTTLTPAATGLTALLTHRQRPALGAFLPAGFPNWTAGIETLRAFTRHGADFLEVGVPHHTPTLDGPDISAAYAQALGQGARMAHVFSTIRLTASSTAVPVVAMSYWAPVLDFGIQRFAQDLAQAGAAGAMIPDLPASEAGEWIEAARKAGIHTPQFAPRSADDDQLAAIATAASGWIYAPAAPAPTGYQGELDLPALNDFTARLRTHSRLPVVGGIGISTPQLAEQVAPFVDAVVIGSPLIRPLLQGSAPAGLDGAVEQVRAFAHALHTPASSRPLSA; translated from the coding sequence ATGACCACGCTGACCCCTGCCGCCACCGGGCTGACCGCACTGCTCACCCACCGCCAACGACCGGCCCTCGGCGCGTTCCTGCCCGCCGGCTTCCCCAACTGGACGGCCGGGATCGAGACCCTGCGCGCCTTCACCCGCCACGGCGCCGACTTCCTCGAAGTGGGCGTCCCGCACCACACCCCGACCCTCGACGGCCCGGACATCTCCGCCGCGTACGCACAGGCCCTGGGCCAGGGCGCGCGCATGGCCCACGTCTTCTCCACCATCCGCCTCACCGCCTCCAGCACCGCCGTCCCCGTGGTCGCCATGAGCTACTGGGCGCCCGTCCTCGACTTCGGCATCCAGCGCTTCGCCCAGGACCTCGCCCAGGCCGGCGCCGCCGGCGCGATGATCCCCGACCTGCCCGCGTCGGAGGCCGGCGAATGGATCGAAGCCGCCCGGAAGGCCGGCATCCACACCCCGCAATTCGCCCCGCGCAGCGCCGACGACGATCAGCTGGCCGCGATCGCCACGGCCGCCTCCGGCTGGATCTACGCCCCGGCCGCCCCCGCGCCCACCGGCTATCAGGGGGAACTGGACCTGCCCGCGCTCAACGACTTCACCGCACGGCTGCGCACGCACTCCCGCCTGCCCGTGGTCGGCGGAATCGGCATCTCGACCCCCCAACTCGCAGAACAGGTGGCTCCGTTCGTTGACGCGGTCGTGATCGGCTCCCCGCTGATCCGGCCCCTGCTGCAGGGGTCAGCACCGGCAGGTCTCGACGGTGCCGTGGAACAGGTCAGGGCCTTCGCACACGCCCTGCACACGCCTGCCTCCTCCCGCCCGCTCTCTGCGTGA
- a CDS encoding SH3 domain-containing protein, translating into MAVLKRFATVALSVSLLAGGAAVLAPTASAASSDCSNYDQGAEVDGNGINFRTGPSTSYKSKGLVYDKDQLGLYCKSGSWYKAKLINRSKGGLPAGTFGWIRQDMIKFHLAG; encoded by the coding sequence ATGGCCGTACTCAAGCGCTTCGCCACCGTCGCCCTGTCCGTCTCACTGCTGGCAGGCGGTGCCGCCGTCCTGGCGCCGACTGCGTCAGCCGCCAGCAGCGACTGCTCCAACTACGACCAGGGCGCCGAGGTCGATGGCAACGGCATCAACTTCCGCACCGGACCGTCCACTTCGTACAAGTCCAAGGGCCTGGTCTACGACAAGGACCAGCTGGGCCTCTACTGCAAGAGCGGCTCCTGGTACAAGGCCAAGCTCATCAACCGGTCCAAGGGCGGGCTGCCGGCCGGCACGTTCGGCTGGATCCGCCAGGACATGATCAAGTTCCACCTCGCCGGCTAG
- a CDS encoding HAD family phosphatase: MTAPTPTTLRRRRLEAAILDYNGVLGVQPSPTQWRGLAELAGWPAQEAAAFQKAFWKRRTAYDEGTITTHVFWDGLLRGGLSARPGSALLAELTHADTQMWTTIDPAVLEVLHAAHRAGTPLVLLSNAPRPLAAALDATDWCATLFTKTVYSARIGVNKPHRRAYEAALAVAGWPSPEQTLFVDDRADNVEAAARLGLLSSHYTGDPGELARHLTQPAGQLARRP, encoded by the coding sequence ATGACCGCACCTACCCCGACAACCCTGCGCCGCAGACGACTTGAGGCCGCGATTCTCGACTACAACGGGGTCCTCGGCGTGCAGCCGAGCCCCACCCAGTGGAGGGGCCTGGCCGAACTCGCCGGATGGCCCGCGCAGGAGGCCGCGGCGTTCCAAAAGGCGTTCTGGAAGCGGCGCACGGCGTACGACGAGGGCACGATCACCACGCACGTCTTCTGGGACGGCCTGCTACGTGGTGGTCTGTCGGCCAGGCCCGGCAGCGCCCTTCTGGCGGAGCTGACCCACGCCGACACCCAGATGTGGACGACCATCGACCCGGCCGTGCTGGAGGTCCTGCACGCCGCGCACCGGGCCGGAACTCCCTTGGTGCTCTTGTCCAATGCTCCCCGGCCCCTGGCTGCAGCGCTCGACGCGACCGACTGGTGCGCCACGTTGTTCACCAAGACCGTGTACTCCGCGCGAATCGGTGTGAACAAACCGCACCGCCGTGCGTACGAGGCTGCCCTCGCCGTGGCCGGATGGCCTTCCCCGGAGCAGACGCTCTTTGTCGACGACCGGGCCGACAACGTCGAAGCGGCGGCCCGTCTCGGGCTTCTCAGCAGCCACTACACCGGTGACCCCGGCGAGCTCGCCCGCCATCTCACCCAGCCGGCGGGCCAGCTGGCGAGACGGCCCTGA
- a CDS encoding MFS transporter encodes MTTTNAQAVPTAPPTADRRLLTGVFAALGIAMAVWGARLPAVQTAVHLSAGQLAIVLLGAAAGMVAGLQAGGRLAARRGPSHLLVGPTIAFGCSLILLGQCRTLPTLVLGAAVFGCAHGLLDVGANSSAVNCQRAYQRPIMSGLHAAYSIGALGGAALVVATTWMPYRLLFTLVGAGTVLAALAAHRAVRTAQSLDGMSERAEPADEDTQVVPSRRVTVWLLGALAAACLLAEGAAADWSAVHLRSLHASEATAAAAYAVYSAAMAIGRLFGDRLTSRYGAPAMVRAGAVLATVGLGAGVAIGTTPSALLGWMAIGLGLSTAVPSLITAAGRGGPRAVGAVAATGYLGLLAGPAAIGALASLTSLPAALALPVVLAACVALTAHRALEQR; translated from the coding sequence ATGACGACCACTAACGCGCAGGCCGTGCCGACGGCGCCCCCGACAGCAGACCGGCGGCTGCTGACCGGCGTCTTCGCCGCCCTCGGCATCGCTATGGCCGTCTGGGGCGCACGGTTGCCCGCGGTCCAGACGGCCGTCCACCTCAGTGCAGGCCAGCTCGCGATCGTCCTGCTCGGCGCAGCAGCTGGCATGGTCGCCGGGCTTCAGGCCGGCGGGCGCCTGGCCGCCCGGCGCGGGCCATCGCACCTGCTCGTCGGACCGACGATCGCGTTCGGCTGCTCCCTCATCCTTCTGGGCCAGTGCCGGACGCTGCCGACGCTGGTCCTGGGCGCGGCGGTGTTCGGCTGCGCCCACGGTCTGCTCGACGTCGGCGCGAACTCCTCCGCCGTCAACTGCCAGCGGGCTTACCAGCGGCCGATCATGTCGGGGCTGCACGCCGCCTACTCGATCGGTGCGCTCGGCGGCGCCGCGCTGGTGGTCGCCACAACCTGGATGCCGTACCGCCTGCTGTTCACCCTGGTCGGTGCCGGCACCGTTCTCGCAGCCCTCGCAGCACACCGTGCGGTACGCACCGCACAGAGCCTCGACGGAATGTCTGAGCGCGCGGAACCGGCGGATGAGGACACCCAGGTGGTCCCCTCTCGCCGCGTCACCGTGTGGCTGCTCGGCGCGCTTGCGGCTGCGTGTCTGCTCGCCGAGGGCGCCGCCGCAGACTGGTCGGCGGTTCACCTGCGCTCCCTGCACGCCTCCGAAGCGACCGCCGCGGCCGCGTACGCCGTCTACAGCGCCGCCATGGCCATCGGCCGACTGTTCGGCGACCGGCTGACGTCGCGCTACGGCGCACCCGCCATGGTCCGCGCCGGGGCGGTTCTGGCCACCGTCGGCCTTGGCGCCGGCGTGGCCATCGGCACGACCCCGAGTGCGCTCCTCGGCTGGATGGCCATCGGTCTCGGCCTCTCCACGGCCGTCCCCTCACTCATCACCGCCGCCGGACGCGGAGGGCCCCGCGCTGTCGGCGCCGTGGCCGCGACCGGCTACCTCGGCCTGCTCGCCGGCCCCGCTGCCATCGGCGCGCTCGCCTCCCTCACCAGCCTGCCCGCGGCCCTCGCACTGCCCGTTGTCCTGGCGGCCTGCGTCGCGCTCACCGCCCACCGAGCCCTGGAGCAACGATGA
- a CDS encoding MFS transporter: MTTSPLLHRPRRSAVRAASRYRDVLATPYVTRLLAGAVIGHLPVAMAPLAILIAVRADGGTLSFAGVLAAVYGLAAAIGQPLWGRLLDRHGHRLAIGLTSLASTAAFLVLAFLHPADHQAPAAVVAAAAGLCTPPLEAALRVLWPHVVDNPQHRRAALALDACAQELVFIGGPLLVLGLDAVNGTALVLTATAVIGGVGAALFLTAPPTRTWQPVPTRTHWIGPIRVPGLRALAAALFGAGITLGALNVVALAAAERHHAGYLVTLIPAALAVGSLTGGLLYGRRTWPGSPARQLLFIGGGFLLGSLPMLADPVPALAIAAAVLPPTEPPAGQDDST; this comes from the coding sequence ATGACCACCAGCCCCCTCCTGCACCGTCCGCGCAGATCCGCTGTCCGCGCGGCCTCCCGCTACCGCGACGTCCTGGCCACCCCGTACGTCACCCGCCTCCTGGCGGGCGCGGTCATAGGCCACCTCCCCGTCGCCATGGCCCCGTTGGCGATCCTGATCGCCGTCCGCGCCGACGGCGGCACGCTGAGCTTCGCCGGAGTCCTCGCCGCCGTGTATGGACTGGCCGCTGCGATCGGGCAGCCGCTGTGGGGACGCCTGCTGGACCGGCACGGCCACCGCCTCGCCATCGGACTCACCTCCCTCGCCTCCACCGCGGCCTTCCTGGTCCTGGCCTTCCTCCACCCGGCCGACCACCAAGCCCCCGCCGCAGTCGTCGCGGCGGCCGCAGGCCTGTGCACGCCGCCGCTGGAAGCCGCGCTCCGCGTCCTGTGGCCGCACGTCGTCGACAACCCGCAGCACCGCCGCGCCGCGCTCGCTCTCGATGCCTGCGCCCAGGAGCTCGTATTCATCGGCGGGCCGCTCCTCGTCCTCGGACTCGACGCCGTGAACGGCACCGCCCTCGTGCTCACCGCCACCGCCGTGATCGGAGGGGTGGGCGCCGCGCTGTTCCTCACCGCCCCACCCACCCGCACCTGGCAGCCGGTCCCCACCCGCACACACTGGATCGGACCGATCCGGGTCCCTGGCCTGCGCGCCCTGGCCGCCGCCCTGTTCGGAGCGGGCATCACCCTGGGGGCCTTGAACGTGGTGGCCCTCGCGGCGGCGGAACGCCACCACGCCGGCTACTTGGTGACGCTGATCCCTGCCGCGCTCGCCGTCGGTAGCCTGACGGGCGGACTGCTCTATGGCCGGCGCACCTGGCCGGGCTCGCCAGCCCGCCAACTGCTGTTCATCGGAGGCGGGTTCCTGCTCGGTTCGCTGCCGATGCTCGCCGATCCCGTCCCCGCCCTGGCCATCGCGGCCGCCGTACTGCCCCCCACTGAACCGCCCGCCGGGCAGGACGACAGCACCTGA
- a CDS encoding peptidase M23, whose protein sequence is MDERDLMRGALKATGVVKKGAQLKFGAIALVVFFVGLLLLGMFFPAGKASASDCEDTGPGTADASAVSDADGAGSQASGTLHDQQVEYAKEIDKAAKKAKLPGRATLIALMTAMQESTMQNLDHGDRDSVGLFQQRPSMDWGTKQQIMTPSYSAESFFLGRGTNGGLVDVKGWDKLPLGTAAQKVQNSAHPELYAGHETAMRKLAKDADINLERGGSTTGSGDSSSAGGDSTPVTSENNGCGVAKPGTGGGTGGSAGGKFTDGKQTWELKNPRSVDEAIAWAKKHSGPGSSADWYQRCLAFTAIVYGWQFSGVNYAIDHYQVVPKSMQHDGDRHPPAGALMYWDTGHRAGHIAVYLGGGKVASNDILRPGYIDVVDAELFETKWGAKYIGWTPPVFPKAG, encoded by the coding sequence GTGGACGAGCGGGATCTCATGCGCGGCGCCCTCAAGGCCACCGGAGTCGTCAAGAAGGGCGCGCAGCTCAAGTTCGGCGCCATCGCCCTGGTCGTCTTCTTCGTCGGGCTGCTCCTGCTCGGCATGTTCTTCCCCGCCGGGAAGGCGAGCGCCTCCGACTGCGAGGACACCGGGCCCGGCACAGCAGACGCCTCCGCCGTCTCGGACGCCGACGGCGCCGGCAGCCAGGCCTCCGGCACCCTGCACGACCAGCAGGTCGAGTACGCCAAGGAGATCGACAAGGCGGCCAAGAAGGCCAAGCTGCCCGGCCGCGCCACCCTCATCGCGCTCATGACCGCGATGCAGGAGAGCACGATGCAGAACCTGGATCACGGTGACCGCGACTCGGTGGGGCTCTTCCAGCAGCGGCCCTCCATGGACTGGGGCACCAAGCAGCAGATCATGACGCCGAGCTACTCCGCCGAATCGTTCTTCCTCGGCCGCGGCACGAACGGCGGCCTCGTCGACGTCAAAGGCTGGGACAAGCTCCCCCTCGGCACGGCCGCCCAGAAGGTCCAGAACTCCGCCCACCCCGAGCTGTACGCCGGGCACGAGACGGCGATGCGCAAGCTCGCCAAGGACGCCGACATCAACCTCGAGCGCGGCGGCTCCACCACCGGCTCCGGCGACTCCAGCAGCGCCGGCGGCGACAGCACGCCGGTCACCAGCGAGAACAACGGGTGCGGCGTGGCGAAGCCGGGCACCGGCGGCGGCACGGGCGGCAGCGCCGGCGGCAAGTTCACCGACGGCAAGCAGACCTGGGAGTTGAAGAACCCGCGCTCGGTGGATGAGGCCATCGCCTGGGCCAAGAAGCACTCCGGGCCGGGCTCCTCCGCCGACTGGTACCAGCGCTGCCTGGCCTTCACCGCGATCGTCTACGGCTGGCAGTTCTCCGGCGTCAACTACGCCATCGACCACTACCAAGTCGTCCCGAAGTCCATGCAGCACGACGGCGACCGCCATCCCCCCGCGGGGGCCCTGATGTATTGGGACACAGGCCACCGGGCCGGGCACATCGCCGTCTACCTCGGAGGCGGCAAGGTCGCCTCGAACGACATCTTGAGGCCGGGTTACATCGACGTCGTCGACGCCGAGTTGTTCGAAACCAAGTGGGGCGCGAAGTACATCGGCTGGACCCCGCCGGTCTTCCCCAAGGCCGGATAG